One stretch of Sinomonas terrae DNA includes these proteins:
- the guaB gene encoding IMP dehydrogenase, which translates to MTTAPEHDPFGFLGLTYDDVLLLPGPTDVIPSEADTSTRLSRRIRLGIPVLSAAMDTVTEARMAISLARHGGIGILHRNLSIQDQAEQVDQVKRSESGMITRPVTVGPDATLKELDDLCAHYRVSGLPVIDENRRLLGIITNRDTRFIPYEEFANRKVHEVMTPMPLVTAKVGVARDEVIGLLGKHRIEKLPLVDDDGLLQGLITVKDFEKADQYPNATKDESGRLRVGAAVGFFGDGYERAMTMVEAGVDVLVVDTANGHSQGVLDMISRLKKDPAAAHVDVIGGQAATREGAQALIDAGADAIKVGVGPGSICTTRVVAGVGVPQITAIYESAKAAIPAGVPVIADGGLQYSGDIGKAIVAGADSVMLGSLLAGTAEAPGDLVFMNGKQFKSYRGMGSLGAMQTRGKNTSYSKDRYFQADVPSDEKLVPEGIEGQVPYRGPLGAVAHQLVGGLRQTMFYVGAHTVDELKAKGKFVRITSAGLKESHPHDIMITAEAPNYRK; encoded by the coding sequence ATGACCACCGCCCCCGAGCACGATCCGTTCGGCTTCCTCGGACTTACCTACGACGACGTCCTCCTGCTGCCCGGCCCGACGGACGTCATCCCGTCCGAGGCCGATACCTCGACCCGCCTTTCGCGCCGCATCCGGCTCGGCATCCCGGTCCTCTCCGCAGCGATGGATACCGTGACGGAAGCGCGTATGGCGATCAGCCTCGCGCGCCACGGTGGCATCGGGATCCTCCACCGCAACCTGTCCATCCAGGACCAGGCGGAGCAGGTCGATCAGGTCAAGCGCAGCGAGTCGGGGATGATCACGAGGCCCGTGACCGTCGGCCCGGACGCCACGCTCAAGGAACTCGACGACCTGTGCGCCCACTATCGGGTCTCGGGCCTGCCTGTCATCGACGAGAACCGCCGGCTGCTCGGCATCATCACGAACCGCGACACGCGTTTCATCCCCTACGAGGAGTTCGCGAACCGCAAGGTCCACGAGGTCATGACCCCGATGCCGCTCGTGACGGCCAAGGTCGGAGTGGCGCGGGACGAGGTGATCGGACTCCTCGGCAAGCACCGGATCGAGAAGCTCCCGCTCGTTGATGACGACGGCTTGCTGCAGGGCCTCATCACGGTCAAGGACTTCGAGAAGGCGGACCAGTACCCGAACGCGACGAAGGACGAGTCCGGCCGGCTTCGGGTCGGCGCCGCCGTCGGCTTCTTCGGCGACGGGTACGAGCGGGCCATGACGATGGTCGAGGCTGGCGTGGATGTTCTCGTCGTCGACACGGCGAACGGCCACAGCCAGGGCGTCCTCGACATGATCTCCCGCCTCAAGAAGGACCCGGCCGCGGCTCACGTCGACGTCATTGGCGGCCAGGCGGCGACGCGTGAGGGAGCTCAGGCGCTCATCGACGCGGGCGCTGACGCGATCAAGGTCGGCGTCGGCCCTGGCTCGATCTGCACGACCCGGGTCGTCGCGGGCGTGGGCGTTCCCCAGATCACTGCGATCTACGAATCCGCGAAGGCCGCCATCCCGGCTGGCGTGCCGGTGATTGCCGACGGCGGGCTCCAGTACTCGGGCGACATCGGCAAGGCGATCGTCGCGGGAGCCGATTCCGTGATGCTCGGCTCGCTCCTCGCGGGCACGGCCGAGGCTCCCGGCGATCTCGTCTTCATGAACGGCAAGCAGTTCAAGTCCTACCGCGGCATGGGTTCGCTGGGCGCAATGCAGACGCGTGGGAAGAACACGTCCTACTCCAAGGACCGCTATTTCCAGGCGGACGTCCCGAGTGACGAGAAGCTCGTCCCCGAGGGCATCGAGGGCCAGGTGCCGTACCGCGGGCCGCTCGGCGCCGTCGCCCATCAGCTCGTGGGCGGCCTTCGCCAGACGATGTTCTACGTTGGCGCGCATACGGTCGATGAGCTCAAGGCCAAGGGCAAGTTCGTGCGGATCACGTCGGCGGGCCTCAAGGAGAGCCACCCGCACGACATCATGATCACGGCCGAGGCACCCAACTACCGCAAGTAG
- a CDS encoding GuaB3 family IMP dehydrogenase-related protein has translation MTYEIEIGRGKRGRRAYSLDDIAIVPNRRTRDPQDVSVSWQIDAYRFEMPVIAAPMDSVMSPATAVELGRLGGLGVLDLEGLWTRYEDPEPVLAEIASLEGDPSSPAVTRRLQELYSQPVDPELITSRLAEVRASGVTVAGALTPSGTLRHYKTVLAAGVDLFVIRGTTVSAEHVSKNQEPLNLKKFIYELDVPVIVGGAAGYTPALHLMRTGAAGVLVGFGGGATTTTRRALGIHSPLASAISDVAAARRDYMDESGGRYVHVIADGGMGTSGAIVKAIAMGADAVMLGSALARSLEAPGRGWHWGAEAHHPETPRGERVNVGTVGPMEEVLFGPGHHADGTSNLVGMLRRSMATTGYSDLKEFQRVDVVVSPQASR, from the coding sequence GTGACCTACGAGATCGAAATCGGCCGCGGCAAGCGCGGACGGCGCGCTTACTCCCTCGACGACATCGCCATTGTCCCCAACCGGCGGACCCGTGACCCCCAGGATGTCTCGGTCTCGTGGCAGATCGACGCCTATCGTTTCGAGATGCCGGTCATTGCGGCGCCGATGGACTCGGTCATGTCGCCAGCCACCGCCGTGGAGCTCGGGCGCCTCGGGGGCCTCGGGGTCCTCGATCTCGAGGGCCTCTGGACCAGGTACGAGGATCCTGAGCCCGTCCTCGCCGAGATCGCCTCGCTCGAGGGGGATCCGTCGAGCCCCGCCGTCACGCGGCGCCTCCAGGAGCTGTATTCGCAGCCGGTCGACCCCGAGCTCATCACGTCGCGCCTCGCGGAAGTCCGCGCATCCGGTGTGACGGTCGCGGGTGCGCTCACCCCATCCGGCACCCTGCGCCACTACAAGACCGTCCTGGCCGCCGGCGTCGACCTCTTCGTCATCCGCGGTACGACGGTCTCGGCCGAGCATGTCTCGAAGAACCAGGAGCCGCTCAACCTCAAGAAGTTCATCTACGAACTGGATGTCCCGGTGATCGTGGGCGGGGCCGCGGGCTACACCCCGGCGCTGCATCTCATGCGCACGGGCGCGGCGGGCGTGCTCGTGGGCTTCGGCGGGGGAGCGACGACGACGACGCGGCGCGCCCTGGGCATCCATTCGCCCCTTGCGTCTGCCATCAGCGATGTTGCCGCCGCCCGCCGAGACTACATGGACGAGTCCGGTGGCCGGTACGTCCACGTGATTGCCGACGGCGGGATGGGAACCTCGGGCGCGATCGTGAAGGCCATCGCGATGGGCGCCGACGCCGTCATGCTCGGCTCGGCCCTCGCCCGCTCGCTCGAGGCTCCCGGCCGCGGCTGGCACTGGGGCGCTGAAGCCCATCACCCCGAGACCCCCCGTGGGGAGCGCGTCAATGTCGGGACCGTCGGCCCGATGGAGGAAGTCCTCTTCGGCCCGGGCCACCACGCGGACGGCACGTCCAACCTTGTCGGGATGCTGCGCCGTTCGATGGCAACGACCGGATACTCGGATCTCAAGGAGTTCCAGAGGGTCGACGTCGTCGTGTCACCGCAGGCGTCACGGTAG
- a CDS encoding glycerol-3-phosphate dehydrogenase/oxidase codes for MSAQLGPEARTAAIERFKATGGPEKQLDVLIVGGGIVGAGAALDAVTRGLDVGIVEQRDWASGTSSRSSKLIHGGLRYLEMLDFRLVQEALQERGLLLQRIAPHLVKPVPFLYPLTRRWWERAYVGAGMLMYDSLGLTNGHGTGLPVHKHMFRRGTLRAAPSLRDDAMIGAIRYYDAQVDDARMVVNVVRTAAHHGAHAVNRMRVESFLREGERVVGAHVRDLETGDELDIRAKQVINATGVWTDETQAMVTERGQLKVRASKGVHLVVPRDRFQSTVGLILRTEKSVLFVIPWGRHWIIGTTDTDWRLDKAHPAASSKDIDYILERVNRVLRRPLTREDVEGVYAGLRPLLAGENDSTAELSREHVVAHPVPGMVVVAGGKFTTYRIMARDAVDEAVRNLDERVPASVTDRIPLLGADGFKAVWNRRARLAGAAGVHVARVEHLLNRFGSLATEVLDIIAQDPSLAQPLPGADDYLQAEVVYAVTHEAARHVEDVLTRRTRISIEAWDRGVSAAGVVAELMAPLLGWSDVQREREETHYLKRVEAERLSQEQPDDATADVARLGAQDIIPVQ; via the coding sequence ATGTCGGCACAGCTCGGGCCGGAGGCCCGAACGGCGGCCATCGAACGGTTCAAAGCGACGGGCGGCCCAGAGAAGCAGCTCGACGTCCTCATCGTGGGCGGCGGCATTGTGGGAGCCGGCGCGGCGCTCGACGCCGTGACCCGAGGCCTCGATGTCGGCATCGTCGAGCAGCGCGACTGGGCGTCCGGCACATCCTCGCGCTCCTCCAAGCTCATCCACGGTGGCCTTCGCTACCTCGAGATGCTGGACTTCCGGCTCGTCCAGGAGGCGCTGCAGGAACGCGGGCTCCTCCTGCAGAGGATCGCGCCGCATCTCGTGAAGCCCGTGCCCTTCCTGTACCCGCTGACCCGCCGTTGGTGGGAGCGGGCTTACGTCGGCGCGGGCATGCTGATGTACGACTCGCTGGGCCTCACGAACGGCCATGGGACTGGCCTGCCCGTCCACAAGCACATGTTCCGGCGGGGAACGCTTCGAGCGGCCCCGAGCCTCCGGGACGACGCCATGATCGGCGCCATCCGCTATTACGACGCCCAGGTCGACGACGCCCGGATGGTGGTGAATGTCGTTCGCACCGCAGCGCACCACGGAGCCCACGCGGTGAATCGGATGCGGGTCGAGAGCTTCCTCCGCGAGGGTGAGCGCGTCGTCGGGGCCCACGTACGCGACCTCGAAACCGGCGACGAGCTCGACATCCGCGCCAAGCAGGTGATCAACGCCACGGGCGTCTGGACTGACGAAACCCAGGCGATGGTCACTGAGCGGGGCCAGCTGAAGGTACGGGCTTCCAAGGGCGTCCACCTTGTGGTGCCGCGCGATCGGTTCCAGTCGACGGTCGGCCTCATCCTCCGGACCGAGAAGTCGGTGCTGTTCGTCATCCCGTGGGGGCGACACTGGATCATCGGTACCACGGACACCGACTGGCGCCTCGACAAGGCCCATCCGGCTGCCTCGAGCAAGGACATCGACTACATCCTCGAGCGCGTCAACCGCGTTCTCAGGCGCCCCCTCACGCGAGAGGACGTGGAGGGCGTGTACGCGGGCCTCAGGCCGCTTCTCGCGGGCGAGAACGATTCGACCGCGGAGCTGAGCCGCGAGCACGTCGTCGCGCACCCTGTACCCGGGATGGTCGTCGTCGCAGGTGGAAAGTTCACGACCTACAGGATCATGGCCCGCGACGCCGTCGACGAGGCCGTGCGGAATCTCGACGAGCGGGTCCCGGCGAGCGTCACCGACCGAATTCCGCTGCTCGGGGCAGACGGGTTCAAGGCCGTCTGGAACCGCCGAGCCCGTCTCGCCGGGGCAGCCGGAGTACACGTCGCCCGAGTCGAGCACCTGCTCAACCGCTTCGGCTCGCTCGCGACCGAGGTTCTGGACATCATCGCCCAAGACCCCTCGCTCGCCCAGCCGCTTCCCGGGGCGGACGACTACCTCCAAGCCGAGGTCGTCTACGCCGTCACCCACGAGGCCGCTCGGCATGTCGAGGACGTCCTGACACGCCGGACCCGCATCTCGATCGAGGCGTGGGACCGCGGTGTGTCGGCGGCCGGCGTCGTCGCTGAGCTCATGGCACCGTTGCTCGGTTGGAGCGATGTGCAGCGCGAACGGGAGGAGACGCATTACCTCAAACGCGTCGAGGCGGAGAGGCTGAGCCAAGAGCAGCCGGACGACGCGACGGCGGACGTTGCACGGCTCGGCGCGCAGGACATCATCCCGGTCCAGTGA
- a CDS encoding PTS sugar transporter subunit IIA, which yields MPQPFDRYDAQLTSPGLVILEMDAEDRQDATRQLAERLAAEGRILDLEAFLADVDAREHQMATGLPGGIGLPHARSEQVTQPSIAVGVAKYGRAVDFGALDGPAYVVLLIATPASSFSEHLEVLATMARSLSKAGFRESLRRANDADIIAELVNSALVFGD from the coding sequence ATGCCCCAGCCTTTCGATCGCTATGACGCGCAGCTGACCTCGCCTGGACTCGTCATCCTCGAGATGGACGCCGAGGACCGGCAGGACGCGACGCGGCAGCTCGCCGAGCGTCTCGCCGCCGAGGGCCGGATCCTTGACCTCGAGGCCTTCCTCGCCGACGTCGACGCCAGAGAGCATCAGATGGCAACGGGACTCCCGGGCGGCATCGGCCTGCCGCACGCGCGGAGCGAGCAGGTGACCCAGCCCTCGATCGCCGTCGGCGTCGCCAAGTACGGGAGGGCGGTCGATTTCGGGGCCCTCGATGGCCCGGCGTATGTGGTGTTGCTCATAGCGACCCCGGCGTCGAGCTTCTCGGAGCACCTCGAAGTCCTCGCGACAATGGCTCGCTCGCTCTCCAAGGCCGGCTTCCGTGAGTCGCTTCGCCGAGCGAACGACGCCGACATCATTGCAGAGCTCGTCAACTCGGCTCTCGTCTTTGGAGACTGA
- a CDS encoding SURF1 family protein → MLRTALKPRWILALIGALAVSGVFVLLSQWQFSRSTSDAPPVVTTTETPQALTKTIQPATDFPATAADQMITATGHYDASKQVLVGNRLLNGVSGWWVVTAFVVDGAPPVGGEHTVVIPVARGWLAEASQVQAPPSGQVHLTGRLEPSEAPQANKNPAPGQASMVAVPELINMWDVPSYTGFVGPTHEVTAAGDQSASAIPGVLKPLNIPPQPKSTPVNWLNIFYAVEWVVFAGFAIFLWWRLVRDEYERELEARADYESASPEPTPPGQSSPDGEHLPSDTGGKP, encoded by the coding sequence GTGCTGAGAACCGCCCTCAAACCCCGTTGGATCCTCGCGCTCATCGGCGCGCTCGCGGTCTCGGGCGTGTTCGTGCTCTTGAGCCAGTGGCAGTTCTCGCGTTCCACATCCGACGCGCCGCCCGTGGTGACGACGACCGAGACACCCCAGGCCCTGACGAAGACCATCCAGCCAGCGACCGACTTCCCGGCCACGGCTGCTGATCAGATGATCACTGCAACCGGTCATTACGACGCTTCGAAACAGGTGCTCGTTGGGAACCGGCTACTCAACGGCGTGAGCGGCTGGTGGGTTGTGACCGCGTTCGTGGTCGACGGCGCCCCGCCAGTAGGGGGCGAGCACACAGTCGTCATTCCGGTCGCCCGGGGGTGGCTCGCCGAGGCGAGCCAAGTGCAGGCTCCGCCGTCCGGGCAAGTCCACCTGACCGGCCGGCTTGAGCCGTCCGAGGCTCCTCAGGCGAACAAGAATCCTGCTCCGGGACAGGCATCGATGGTCGCCGTCCCCGAGCTCATCAACATGTGGGACGTCCCGAGCTACACCGGCTTTGTGGGCCCAACCCATGAGGTGACCGCCGCTGGCGACCAGTCGGCGTCGGCCATCCCGGGGGTTCTCAAGCCCCTCAACATCCCGCCACAGCCGAAGTCCACGCCGGTGAACTGGCTCAATATCTTCTACGCCGTCGAATGGGTCGTCTTCGCAGGATTCGCGATCTTCCTGTGGTGGCGGCTCGTCCGGGACGAATACGAACGCGAGCTCGAAGCGCGCGCCGACTACGAATCCGCCTCGCCTGAACCCACTCCGCCCGGTCAGTCCTCACCGGACGGGGAACATCTCCCATCCGACACCGGAGGAAAACCGTGA